A genomic region of Campylobacter corcagiensis contains the following coding sequences:
- a CDS encoding phosphoribosyltransferase family protein, which yields MLKKDNLMFEDQQDAALKLYEILPTDEIISTKPLIIASSLVAVPLVDIIASRLNLNYEVMFTEKIYSPVNKECLIAMVSETKELVFIEELVKSFDISLDYIYGEADRKYEEGVLKKIYKYRKGALLQSFEGRDILLVDEGCETGITAMVCLKSIISLNPRSVSYATPLIASDTAEILKTVADQIFCVRTIADFVGVDFYYKNKVEPTPELVLNTLEASPHYLPLIKEGEICSTESKSTTK from the coding sequence GTGTTAAAAAAAGATAACCTTATGTTTGAAGACCAACAAGATGCAGCTTTAAAGCTATATGAGATTTTACCAACAGATGAGATTATATCCACAAAGCCACTTATTATAGCTTCATCACTAGTTGCTGTGCCTTTAGTAGATATAATAGCTTCAAGGCTAAATTTAAACTATGAAGTTATGTTTACTGAGAAAATCTACTCGCCAGTTAATAAAGAGTGTTTAATTGCTATGGTTAGCGAAACAAAAGAGTTAGTTTTTATAGAAGAACTTGTAAAATCTTTTGATATTAGTTTAGACTATATTTATGGTGAAGCAGATAGAAAGTATGAAGAGGGAGTTTTAAAAAAAATTTATAAATACCGAAAGGGTGCTTTGCTTCAAAGTTTTGAAGGCAGGGATATTTTGCTAGTTGATGAAGGGTGCGAGACTGGTATAACAGCCATGGTTTGCTTAAAATCCATCATTAGTTTAAATCCAAGATCAGTTAGTTATGCTACACCGCTAATTGCTAGCGATACAGCAGAAATTTTAAAAACAGTCGCAGATCAGATATTTTGTGTTAGAACTATAGCAGATTTTGTTGGGGTTGATTTTTATTACAAAAACAAAGTAGAACCAACACCAGAACTTGTTCTTAACACACTTGAGGCAAGTCCACACTATCTGCCACTTATAAAAGAAGGAGAGATATGCAGTACCGAGTCGAAATCAACAACCAAGTAG
- a CDS encoding RDD family protein — protein MNFDDIKLASIQKRSFAFLIDEILLSFLLVLAYSAQITQVAGDKEALVLVMASMSLPYMILKFLYHTLFIYTYGATLGKLAVKIRCVNYQNQRPNFNSSLLRSVVRILSEAVFYIGFLWALFNPALQTWHDKLAKTLVVDVA, from the coding sequence ATGAATTTTGATGATATAAAGCTTGCAAGTATCCAAAAAAGATCGTTTGCTTTTTTAATAGATGAAATTTTGCTAAGTTTTTTACTTGTTTTGGCTTATTCGGCTCAAATCACACAAGTAGCAGGAGATAAGGAGGCACTAGTCTTAGTTATGGCTAGTATGAGTCTTCCATATATGATTTTAAAATTTTTATATCATACTCTTTTTATTTATACTTATGGTGCAACACTTGGAAAACTAGCTGTTAAAATAAGGTGCGTGAATTATCAAAATCAAAGACCAAATTTTAACTCCTCATTACTAAGATCAGTAGTTAGAATTTTAAGTGAAGCGGTATTTTATATCGGCTTTTTATGGGCTCTTTTTAACCCAGCTCTTCAAACATGGCATGATAAATTAGCTAAAACTTTGGTGGTAGATGTTGCTTAA
- a CDS encoding LPS-assembly protein LptD, which yields MLLKNILFLLIFVGFLYAKVQHVELLADEAHREGDIVKATGNVIMYSQEYLITADEATYDQKNEIAEFFGNVNALRGPNETSKTNYLKLDLKNEKNFATENFMMDKDSELWMQNNQSCSDVKYYRTKGSVVSSCNIQNPDWKIKYSSGKLNKDSKFLHLYNPLFFIGNVPVLYLPYFGIPTDDTRRTGLLFPEAGYIDKQGLYYKQPIYFAPYNSWDLELQPQIRTRRGVGLYSIFRFADSPFSYGEIRGGVFDNYKSDQQRLEYKNEKHTGFEFEYDRSKLLGYFIDTKFKEYLWIDFIKLRDVEYFDLITKGGGDNADSLQTSKLNYYLTTDEHYMGLYSRYYIDTYKLNGDNYFQNDDTVQKLPTLQYHKFTNSAFLDNLLYSFDTKATNYTRGDGVTARQFEFNMPLSFSMPLLNDWINFKFTEGIYATNINYSDNFIYKDGNFYEDKSSNYVNNYHQISLGSDIAKPYESFFHTMSFEASYLIPGYQSGGVEKRLFKNHQYEYDKGRNRVNKWALENILNNYYYEDNFLGELGKEYTQENLSLKFTQYLFDKDGNKRVRHSVRQRYDFDDDELGNLIHRLDLYFKNGLSLGNKFEYNHEENNMEKFQSYARYAKENFNVGVTHTYEHTKRNKATINKENYSILNFAVKLPNYYKLFAAWEYDWELEYNKMWRVGLTKNRKCWNYTIVYQEDIEPKTRSRDNFEKASKERGIYFFVNFYPFGGVRAARSYDTDYAAAGN from the coding sequence ATGTTGCTTAAGAATATACTATTTTTATTAATTTTTGTAGGATTTTTATATGCTAAGGTGCAGCATGTTGAGCTTTTGGCTGATGAAGCACATAGAGAAGGTGATATCGTAAAAGCTACTGGAAATGTCATTATGTACTCTCAGGAGTATCTAATAACAGCCGATGAAGCCACTTATGATCAAAAAAATGAAATTGCTGAATTTTTTGGTAATGTCAACGCTCTTAGGGGTCCAAATGAGACATCTAAAACAAACTATCTCAAACTAGATCTTAAAAACGAGAAAAATTTCGCTACAGAAAATTTTATGATGGATAAAGATAGTGAACTTTGGATGCAAAATAATCAAAGTTGTAGTGATGTTAAGTATTATAGAACCAAAGGCTCAGTCGTATCGAGTTGTAATATTCAAAATCCTGATTGGAAGATAAAATATAGCAGCGGAAAGCTAAACAAAGATAGCAAATTTTTACATCTTTACAATCCACTCTTTTTTATAGGAAATGTACCTGTTTTGTATCTTCCTTACTTTGGAATTCCTACTGATGATACAAGAAGAACTGGACTTTTATTTCCTGAAGCAGGTTATATTGATAAGCAAGGACTTTATTATAAACAGCCTATTTATTTTGCTCCTTATAATAGCTGGGATTTAGAACTTCAGCCACAAATTAGAACTCGTCGTGGAGTGGGACTATACTCTATTTTTAGGTTTGCTGATTCGCCTTTTTCATATGGAGAAATTCGCGGAGGAGTTTTTGATAACTATAAATCCGATCAACAAAGACTTGAGTATAAAAATGAAAAGCATACAGGATTTGAGTTTGAGTATGATAGAAGTAAGCTTTTAGGGTATTTTATAGATACTAAATTTAAAGAATATCTTTGGATTGATTTTATTAAACTAAGAGATGTTGAGTATTTTGATTTGATTACAAAGGGTGGGGGGGATAATGCTGATTCTCTTCAGACTTCAAAGTTAAACTACTATTTAACGACAGATGAGCATTATATGGGGCTTTACTCAAGATACTATATAGACACATATAAGCTAAATGGCGACAACTATTTTCAAAACGACGATACAGTTCAAAAACTTCCAACTCTTCAATATCATAAATTTACAAATAGTGCATTTTTAGATAATCTTCTTTACTCTTTTGACACTAAAGCTACTAATTATACAAGGGGTGATGGCGTTACAGCTAGGCAGTTTGAGTTTAATATGCCACTAAGTTTTTCAATGCCACTTCTAAATGACTGGATAAATTTTAAATTTACAGAAGGAATCTATGCTACAAACATAAACTATAGTGATAACTTTATCTATAAAGATGGAAATTTTTATGAAGATAAGAGTAGTAACTATGTAAATAACTATCATCAAATTTCACTTGGAAGCGATATTGCGAAGCCATATGAGAGCTTTTTTCATACGATGAGTTTTGAAGCTAGCTATTTGATTCCTGGGTATCAAAGTGGTGGTGTTGAAAAAAGACTTTTTAAAAATCATCAATATGAGTATGATAAAGGTAGAAATAGAGTTAATAAATGGGCTTTAGAAAATATTCTTAATAACTACTACTATGAAGATAACTTTTTAGGTGAGCTTGGAAAAGAGTATACACAAGAAAATCTTTCTTTAAAATTTACTCAGTATCTATTTGATAAAGATGGCAATAAAAGAGTAAGGCATAGTGTAAGGCAAAGATATGATTTTGATGATGATGAGCTTGGAAATTTGATCCACAGGCTTGATTTATATTTTAAAAATGGTTTAAGTTTGGGAAATAAATTTGAGTATAACCATGAAGAAAATAATATGGAGAAATTTCAAAGCTATGCAAGATATGCAAAAGAAAACTTTAATGTGGGTGTAACTCATACTTATGAACACACTAAAAGAAATAAAGCTACTATAAATAAAGAGAACTATTCTATACTAAATTTTGCAGTTAAACTACCTAATTATTATAAGCTTTTTGCTGCTTGGGAGTATGATTGGGAGCTTGAGTATAATAAAATGTGGAGAGTAGGGCTTACTAAAAATCGAAAATGTTGGAACTATACAATAGTTTATCAAGAAGATATTGAACCAAAAACTAGAAGTAGAGATAATTTTGAAAAAGCCAGTAAAGAAAGAGGAATATATTTCTTTGTAAATTTCTATCCTTTTGGTGGAGTAAGAGCAGCTAGATCTTACGATACAGACTATGCAGCGGCAGGCAATTAG
- a CDS encoding uroporphyrinogen-III synthase, with amino-acid sequence MSEIYLISHTPDESVKNLKVCEIEFCKFSVDLSKFEALVITSKNSIKALKFNQIPLANLEVFSIGEGTTKEALNFGFKGIYTAKNSHGNEFAYEILPFLKNKKTLFLKAKKTVSDVAGILATNGINLTLVVAYENTFLDLDSSLKPPLKSTLIFTSPSNVEGFLRNFSIDESYKLIAIGNATAKLLEKYQNLTISKTQNIKECIKLAKI; translated from the coding sequence ATGAGTGAAATTTATCTAATCTCTCACACGCCAGATGAAAGCGTTAAAAACTTAAAGGTGTGTGAGATTGAGTTTTGTAAATTTAGTGTGGATTTAAGCAAATTTGAAGCTTTGGTAATAACTTCAAAAAACTCTATAAAAGCTTTAAAATTTAACCAAATTCCATTAGCAAATTTAGAAGTTTTTAGTATAGGCGAAGGCACCACAAAAGAGGCTTTAAATTTTGGATTTAAAGGTATTTATACCGCTAAAAACTCTCACGGAAATGAGTTTGCTTATGAAATTTTACCATTTCTTAAAAACAAAAAAACTCTATTTTTAAAAGCAAAAAAAACAGTTTCTGATGTTGCTGGAATTTTAGCTACTAATGGCATAAATTTAACGCTAGTAGTAGCATATGAAAACACCTTTTTGGATTTAGATAGCTCACTTAAACCACCTTTAAAAAGCACTCTTATCTTTACTTCGCCATCAAATGTTGAAGGGTTTTTAAGAAATTTTAGCATCGATGAGAGCTATAAACTTATAGCTATTGGAAATGCTACCGCAAAACTTCTAGAAAAATACCAAAATCTAACCATCTCAAAGACTCAAAATATTAAAGAGTGCATAAAACTTGCTAAAATTTAG
- the purD gene encoding phosphoribosylamine--glycine ligase, with amino-acid sequence MNILIIGNGGREYAIGRKLRSENSVNKLYFAPGNGATLNLGENLDIKDYNKLAYFAKQNMVDLTIVGPEAPLTDGVVDIFKANGLVVFGPTKQAAKLESSKAFMKDFLAKNSIKTASYLSSSNIEEISNFIDKISSDKIVVKADGLCGGKGVIIATSKDEAKKAAKDMLSGASFGEAGSTVVVEEFLDGFELSFFAICDGKNFVSLPVAQDHKKLLDKDEGPNTGGMGAYAPTPLASKELIEKIENDIVKPTLKGMQDENTPFCGVLFVGVMVVDNEPYVLEFNTRFGDPECEVIMPLIDDNLGEILFDAANGRLKNIQIKNKFAVGVVIASKNYPYKSSLKVPIKVREIPVKSHICYAGVSHSGVEIFADGGRVLVCVGVGKDVKEARDNAYKLCENVEFEGMQYRKDIAYQALR; translated from the coding sequence TTGAACATTTTGATAATAGGAAATGGTGGAAGAGAGTACGCGATTGGACGCAAACTTAGAAGCGAAAATAGCGTAAACAAGCTTTATTTTGCACCAGGAAATGGTGCAACGCTCAATCTAGGTGAAAATTTAGATATCAAAGATTATAATAAATTAGCGTATTTTGCTAAACAAAATATGGTTGATTTAACTATCGTAGGTCCTGAAGCACCTTTAACTGATGGTGTTGTAGATATATTTAAAGCTAACGGTCTTGTTGTCTTTGGTCCTACAAAACAAGCAGCGAAATTAGAAAGCAGTAAGGCTTTTATGAAGGATTTCTTAGCTAAAAATAGTATAAAAACAGCTTCTTATTTAAGTAGTAGTAATATAGAAGAAATTTCAAATTTTATAGATAAAATTTCAAGCGATAAGATTGTTGTAAAAGCTGATGGACTTTGTGGTGGTAAGGGAGTTATTATAGCTACTAGCAAAGATGAAGCTAAAAAGGCAGCAAAAGATATGTTAAGTGGAGCTAGTTTTGGAGAAGCTGGATCAACTGTGGTTGTAGAGGAGTTTTTAGATGGTTTTGAGCTAAGTTTTTTTGCGATTTGTGATGGTAAGAATTTTGTAAGTTTACCAGTAGCACAAGATCATAAAAAGCTTCTTGATAAAGACGAGGGACCAAACACTGGCGGGATGGGAGCTTACGCACCAACACCACTTGCTAGTAAAGAATTGATTGAAAAAATAGAAAATGATATCGTAAAGCCAACATTAAAAGGAATGCAAGATGAAAATACTCCATTTTGCGGAGTGCTTTTCGTAGGCGTTATGGTTGTTGATAATGAGCCTTATGTCTTGGAGTTTAACACTAGATTTGGCGATCCAGAGTGTGAGGTTATAATGCCTTTGATTGATGATAATTTAGGTGAAATTTTGTTTGATGCGGCAAACGGTAGGTTAAAAAATATCCAAATAAAAAATAAATTTGCTGTTGGTGTTGTTATTGCTAGTAAAAATTATCCATATAAAAGCTCTTTAAAAGTTCCTATAAAAGTAAGAGAAATTCCAGTGAAATCTCATATATGCTATGCTGGAGTAAGTCATAGTGGAGTGGAAATTTTTGCTGATGGTGGTAGAGTTTTAGTTTGTGTTGGCGTTGGAAAAGATGTCAAAGAGGCTAGAGATAATGCATATAAACTCTGTGAAAATGTAGAGTTTGAAGGTATGCAATATAGAAAAGATATAGCTTATCAGGCACTTAGATGA
- a CDS encoding polyribonucleotide nucleotidyltransferase has product MQYRVEINNQVEIYDINYVAKQAAGAVLLRVKNTVVLATVSRDDVKADGDFLPLTVQYVEKAYAAGKIPGGYIKRETKPGDFETLTSRIIDRSLRPLFPKGYTYPTQIVVFVLSADAEVDLQVVSLNAASMALFLSDIPVDEPVCGVRVGRLNDEFIINPTNSELEKSTLDLYVAGVRDELLMIEMRSIPSLNQTSKISNPIDSLNEIPQKQNMNEFDEELMLEAIEFAKNAIEKGSKAYYETFKDYIKPHAKIELNEEFKDDDLANFIKENYLEKTKLAINSMAKSERASELNLIVKEILQSSEAIDKEWEEALVFDTLNKFKRKIVREQIIFDKVRADGRGLKDVRPISIDTNILPMAHGSCLFTRGQTQALVVATLGGESDAQLSESLTEKGVVSERFMVNYNFPGFSVGEASPLRSPGRRELGHGNLAKRALTPSVDINNPEVIRLVSEILESNGSSSMATVCGGSLALRAAGVNTYKLIAGVAMGLVFEGDKHAVLTDIMGLEDHDGDMDFKVAGSRDGITALQMDIKLGGISLEVLKEALYQAKEAREHILFIMEEADIKIRVNESILPKTEIFLVDSNRIVDIIGQGGKTIKEIIDNFGVTIDLDRDKGEVKIIGENSQKVEGAKATILDIVNTPKGGFKKNGKKEHKDVNFEENEIFESEIKNITKFGAFIPLRDGVDGLLHISKFRGQLKEGDKVKVKVVEQKGNRISLELID; this is encoded by the coding sequence ATGCAGTACCGAGTCGAAATCAACAACCAAGTAGAAATTTATGATATAAATTATGTAGCAAAACAAGCAGCTGGCGCTGTTTTATTAAGGGTAAAAAACACTGTTGTCTTAGCTACAGTTTCAAGAGATGATGTAAAAGCAGATGGGGATTTTTTGCCTTTAACTGTTCAATATGTAGAAAAAGCCTACGCAGCTGGGAAAATTCCAGGCGGATATATTAAGCGTGAGACAAAACCAGGGGACTTTGAAACCTTAACTTCAAGAATAATTGATAGAAGCTTAAGACCACTTTTTCCAAAAGGATATACATATCCAACTCAAATAGTAGTATTTGTACTTTCAGCTGATGCGGAAGTTGATCTTCAAGTTGTAAGTTTAAATGCTGCTAGTATGGCACTTTTTTTGAGTGATATTCCTGTTGATGAACCAGTTTGTGGTGTAAGAGTTGGAAGGCTAAATGATGAGTTTATAATAAACCCAACTAATAGTGAACTTGAAAAAAGCACTCTTGATCTTTATGTAGCAGGTGTTAGAGATGAACTACTTATGATAGAGATGAGAAGTATTCCAAGCCTAAACCAAACTAGTAAAATTTCAAACCCAATTGATAGCTTAAATGAAATTCCACAAAAGCAAAATATGAACGAATTTGATGAAGAACTTATGCTTGAAGCTATTGAATTTGCAAAAAATGCTATTGAAAAAGGAAGCAAAGCTTACTATGAGACATTTAAAGATTATATAAAACCTCACGCTAAAATCGAGCTAAATGAAGAGTTTAAAGACGATGATTTAGCTAATTTTATAAAAGAAAATTATCTTGAAAAGACTAAGTTAGCTATAAATAGCATGGCAAAAAGCGAAAGAGCAAGTGAGCTAAATTTAATAGTTAAAGAGATTTTACAAAGTAGTGAAGCTATAGATAAAGAGTGGGAAGAAGCGTTAGTTTTTGATACTCTTAATAAATTTAAAAGAAAGATCGTTAGAGAGCAGATCATATTTGATAAAGTTAGAGCTGATGGTAGGGGTTTAAAAGATGTTAGACCAATAAGCATTGATACAAATATCTTACCAATGGCACATGGAAGTTGTCTTTTTACAAGGGGTCAAACTCAAGCTTTGGTGGTGGCAACTTTAGGTGGTGAGAGCGATGCTCAACTTAGTGAGAGCTTAACTGAAAAGGGCGTAGTTAGCGAAAGATTTATGGTTAATTATAACTTTCCAGGATTTAGCGTTGGCGAAGCAAGCCCACTAAGAAGTCCAGGTAGAAGAGAGTTAGGTCATGGAAATTTAGCTAAAAGAGCCCTTACTCCAAGTGTTGATATAAATAATCCTGAAGTTATTAGATTAGTTAGTGAAATTTTAGAGAGTAATGGTTCAAGTTCTATGGCTACAGTTTGTGGTGGATCTTTAGCTTTAAGAGCTGCTGGAGTTAATACTTATAAGCTTATAGCAGGTGTTGCTATGGGGCTTGTTTTTGAAGGTGATAAGCATGCTGTTTTAACTGATATAATGGGACTAGAAGATCACGATGGAGATATGGACTTTAAAGTTGCTGGTAGCAGAGATGGCATCACTGCACTTCAAATGGATATCAAACTTGGCGGCATTAGTTTAGAGGTTTTAAAAGAGGCTCTTTATCAAGCAAAAGAAGCAAGAGAGCATATTCTTTTTATAATGGAAGAAGCGGATATAAAAATAAGGGTAAATGAGTCAATACTTCCAAAAACTGAGATTTTCTTAGTCGATTCAAATCGTATAGTTGATATCATTGGTCAAGGCGGAAAAACCATAAAAGAGATAATAGATAACTTTGGTGTTACAATAGACCTTGATAGAGATAAAGGTGAAGTTAAGATTATAGGAGAAAATTCTCAAAAGGTTGAAGGCGCAAAAGCTACTATCTTAGATATTGTAAACACTCCAAAAGGTGGCTTTAAGAAAAATGGTAAAAAAGAGCATAAAGATGTAAATTTTGAAGAGAATGAAATTTTTGAAAGTGAGATTAAAAATATAACCAAATTCGGAGCATTTATTCCTTTAAGGGACGGAGTAGATGGGCTACTGCATATATCTAAATTTAGAGGTCAGTTAAAAGAGGGAGATAAGGTAAAAGTAAAGGTAGTTGAGCAAAAAGGTAACAGAATTTCACTTGAGCTAATAGATTAG
- a CDS encoding universal stress protein, giving the protein MVEAKLQVKKLFFPIGGGEELEERIHAALLVNKFFGTHMSIMSCQLDPETVYNVRMTLRGGIMLNEFLESAKEELETEQKHITHIVKDECAKLGIEYNEDQHTPNSAFVRNMLGTRSELVEKHSKYTDAVVAAVPPNGVITGTFEAAVVKSGKPAIVIPRKMKEFKLDKILVSLTGSTSSSRALSNALPAIMNAKEVHCITAEHYLQEDIAETKGRILNYLDLHGIKADLELLRTEGKIPGQVLLEKAKEFGADAIVAGIDTDSGLREIFLGGGSKYFLANTQIPILL; this is encoded by the coding sequence ATGGTTGAAGCAAAACTACAGGTTAAAAAACTGTTTTTTCCAATAGGTGGTGGCGAAGAGCTTGAGGAGAGAATCCACGCAGCTTTGCTTGTTAATAAATTCTTTGGCACTCATATGAGTATCATGTCGTGCCAACTTGATCCTGAGACTGTTTATAATGTTAGAATGACGCTTCGTGGTGGAATTATGCTAAATGAGTTTTTAGAAAGTGCAAAAGAAGAGCTTGAAACAGAGCAGAAGCATATAACTCATATAGTAAAAGATGAGTGCGCTAAGCTTGGTATTGAGTATAACGAAGATCAACATACTCCAAATAGTGCATTTGTAAGAAATATGCTAGGCACTAGATCTGAGCTGGTTGAGAAGCACTCAAAATACACAGATGCTGTTGTGGCAGCAGTTCCACCAAATGGCGTTATAACAGGGACTTTTGAGGCTGCTGTTGTAAAAAGTGGAAAGCCAGCGATTGTTATTCCAAGAAAGATGAAGGAATTTAAACTTGATAAAATTCTTGTCTCTCTTACAGGAAGTACCTCAAGTTCAAGAGCTTTAAGTAATGCTTTACCAGCTATTATGAATGCAAAAGAAGTTCATTGCATCACGGCTGAACACTACTTACAAGAAGATATTGCCGAAACAAAGGGAAGGATTTTAAACTATCTTGATCTGCACGGTATAAAAGCAGATCTTGAGCTTTTAAGAACTGAGGGTAAAATTCCAGGTCAAGTTCTACTTGAAAAGGCTAAAGAATTTGGAGCAGATGCTATTGTTGCTGGGATTGATACAGATAGTGGCTTAAGGGAGATATTCTTAGGTGGTGGATCAAAGTATTTCCTAGCAAATACACAAATTCCTATACTTTTATAG
- the guaA gene encoding glutamine-hydrolyzing GMP synthase: protein MKTADIIILDFGSQYTQLIARRLREQGVYAELLPYNVSIDTIKTKSPKGIILSGGPASVYAKDAYLPDEGIFDLNLPILGICYGMQLIAQHFNGEVVPANEKEYGKATLNLVGKSELFADTSDSQTVWMSHSDKVEKLPENFKELANSENSPFCAFGDEELKIYALQFHPEVAHTEFGDKILKNFAKHICGCESTWNMGSFAKNECEKIKSQVGNDKILCAVSGGVDSSVVAALLAHAVPENLIVVFVDNGLLREGEAKQVSDTFKTKLGINLISIDASEIFLTLLKGVIDPEKKRKIIGNTFIRIFEKVAAKFEDVKYLAQGTLYSDVIESSSFGGASKTIKSHHNVGGLPENMKFELIEPLREIFKDEVRALGLELGLSRDLVFRHPFPGPGLAIRIMGEVTNERLELLRKADVVLRQELKSSGWYEKTWQAFCVLLNVSSVGVMGDNRTYENAVCVRVVDASDGMTASFSRLPYDLLENVSRRIINEVDGINRVVYDISSKPPATIEWE, encoded by the coding sequence CTTGATTTTGGATCACAATACACTCAGCTTATCGCAAGACGCTTAAGAGAACAAGGCGTTTACGCAGAGCTTTTACCATATAATGTTTCTATTGATACTATAAAGACAAAAAGCCCAAAAGGCATTATTTTAAGTGGTGGGCCAGCTAGCGTTTATGCAAAAGATGCTTATCTTCCTGATGAGGGGATTTTTGATCTAAATTTGCCAATTTTAGGAATTTGTTATGGCATGCAGTTAATCGCCCAGCATTTCAATGGCGAAGTAGTTCCAGCAAATGAAAAAGAGTATGGTAAGGCTACTTTAAATTTAGTCGGTAAAAGTGAGCTTTTTGCTGATACTTCGGATTCTCAAACTGTTTGGATGAGCCACTCTGATAAGGTAGAAAAACTTCCAGAAAATTTTAAAGAGCTTGCAAATTCTGAGAATTCGCCATTTTGTGCTTTTGGCGATGAAGAGCTTAAAATTTATGCTTTACAGTTTCACCCAGAAGTTGCACACACTGAATTTGGCGATAAAATTTTAAAGAATTTTGCTAAGCATATTTGTGGTTGTGAAAGCACTTGGAACATGGGAAGTTTTGCTAAAAACGAGTGCGAGAAAATAAAATCGCAAGTTGGAAATGATAAAATTTTATGTGCTGTAAGTGGCGGGGTGGATAGTTCGGTTGTTGCGGCACTTTTAGCTCACGCTGTACCTGAGAATTTAATCGTAGTTTTTGTTGATAACGGACTTTTAAGAGAAGGTGAAGCAAAACAAGTAAGCGATACTTTTAAGACAAAACTTGGAATAAATTTAATAAGCATAGATGCAAGTGAGATTTTCCTTACGCTTTTAAAAGGTGTAATTGATCCTGAGAAAAAAAGAAAAATAATAGGCAATACTTTTATAAGAATTTTTGAAAAAGTTGCTGCGAAGTTTGAGGATGTAAAATACCTCGCTCAAGGAACGCTTTATAGTGATGTTATAGAAAGTAGTAGTTTTGGAGGGGCTAGTAAGACTATAAAAAGTCATCACAATGTTGGCGGACTTCCTGAAAATATGAAATTTGAGCTAATTGAGCCACTGCGTGAAATTTTTAAAGATGAAGTTAGGGCTTTGGGACTTGAGCTTGGATTAAGTCGTGATTTAGTTTTTCGCCATCCTTTTCCAGGACCAGGTCTAGCAATTAGAATAATGGGCGAAGTTACAAATGAAAGACTTGAGTTACTAAGAAAAGCTGATGTTGTTTTAAGGCAAGAGCTTAAATCAAGTGGTTGGTATGAGAAAACTTGGCAGGCATTTTGCGTTTTATTAAATGTAAGCTCAGTTGGTGTTATGGGCGATAATAGAACTTATGAAAATGCCGTGTGTGTAAGAGTTGTGGATGCAAGCGATGGAATGACGGCAAGTTTTTCAAGGTTGCCTTATGATTTACTAGAAAATGTAAGTCGCAGAATTATCAACGAGGTTGATGGTATAAACAGAGTTGTTTATGACATTTCAAGCAAGCCACCTGCAACGATTGAGTGGGAATAA